The window TCCGCGGATACCGCACCATATCCTATATGGCGGCGCAGGCTCTGGCGGGGAAAATTCTCTTTGAACTTCAAGCGGCTCCACGCGCGTCAGTCTATGCGCGCGTGCGGGCTACCCGCCTGGTTCGGGGGAACCCGCCGGAGCCAGAGACGGTCGAGGTGTTCGAACGCCAGGCCTGGCGGCTCGCGCTCGCAAAGTGCCGTTTGGAGCTAAGCTCCCATGCCAGCGAACGCGTTCCCAGGGCTCTCCTGCAGTACTTCAAAAGATGGCGGGAGAGGGGCTTTGGTAGGCTCACCTACCGAGCGACACAGGTATTCACCGGGCATGGTTGTTTCGGCGTCTACCTGTGTCGCATAGGACGGGAAGCCACGGCAGCCTGTCACCACTACCACGAGGAGGAGCACTCGGCGCAGCATACACTGAAGGAATGCCCCGCCTTTTCAGCGCTGCGCCGAGTCCTAAGGGCCCAAATCGGGTATGATCTCTCGCACCCAGCAGTAGTTGGGGCTATGCTGGTGAGCGAGAAGAACTGGAGGGCGGCGGTCTCCATTTGCGAAGAGGTTATCTCGCAGAAGGAAGCCGCAGACGGGTCCGGGGGCGGTGGCGCCCTGGATAAGGATAGTGGCTGGCGGTGGGGACGGCTAGAATGACCCCCGCTGCCATCTTCCCACCGAGGATGTAAGGTGGAGTGACACGGAGGCATCAAGTTAAAAGCTGTCCCCCCTGGCGGCCGCGGAACCTGGAGCGGGGGCCCTGGGTTCACTTTCATGCGGCCGCCGAGATGTAGTGATGCGGGGCGCGGCTTCCCTGCACTGCTGTTGAGGAGGTTTAGGGGGGACAGTATATGTTGCCACCCTCCCTCAGGACGCGGCCAGCCGTCAAGAAAAACAGCACAGATGGCCGGCCAAAGCTAGGGGGAGCCATAGAAGGAATCCGTAAGAATTACCTGTGGCTTCCCCCTACACGCCGAGTGTTGGCTTCCCTCGACACGCCCGAAGGTCGCCGTGGAGGTTTTAGCGGGCCGAAACCCGCACTACCCACCTGATTGCTCTCCCGGGCATCAGACGGGTGTCTGGCTAGCAGATTTCCtgcacgtaaaaaaaaaaaacggcaATGGGGAGGGCACTGGCGGAAATACGTCTAAAGGGCCACGACATTGCAGAGATCCGCCCCAGAAGGGGAATTACCGGGGCTCTAGTTTTAGAGATCCCCGGTGCAGATGGGGCGGAAAAGGCAGACAAACTAGCTGCCGCGATGACAGGGGTCCTTAAGGAAACCGGGGTTAAGATCGACAGGCCCATAAAGACTGCAGATATCCGTATAAGGGGCCTGGACGACTCCGTCACCTCAGAGGAGATAAAGAGAGCTGTAGCAACCCGCACCGGGTGCGCCCAGGAGGCCGTTAAAACAGGGGAAATAAAACCCCAAACGGCTGGCCTGGGCACGGCGTGGGTCCAGTGCCCTGCCACTGCTGCAAAGACCCTGGCAGAGGCCGGGAAAATACCGGTGAGGTGGTCCACTGCCCGGGTGAAAGCGCTGGCAGCGAGGCCTTTGCAGTGTTTCCGGTGCCCCGCGGTGGGGCACGTGGGGCAGCGGTGCACTGCGGCCAAGGACCGAAACAGCCAGTGTTTCAAATGCGGGCAAGAGGGTCACCGTGCGAGCGCCTGCCCGCCAAGCCCCCACTGCAGCATATGCGAGGAGCTGGGCAGGCCCTCGGGGCATTTCCCCGaggaaggaaaagaagaaggcGAGGGAAAAGGGGACCCCAATCAAAGCATTAGGAGCTACGAGAGCGGCATCGCCGGCCACCGTGGTCCCGATTGAGGGGATGGAGGTGGACACTACGGCAACTCCGCCCCCATCCCTCCCCACGGGGGAGAGCCTGGGCGTTGTGTCATTTTCAGGCACCCAGTGATGTTCTCCAACCTCAATTGCTCCCGCAGGACGCAGGACCTGGAGGGGTCCGGAGGATCTGGGCCGTCCACAGTGGTGGCTCTGACCCACTGTGGACCTGTTCTCTCTATTTGAGGGATATCCCAGGTCTAAAACCCTCTTTCCCCACCTTCTCGTGGTGGACCCTGAGGGCGCACATAGTTGTGCGCCGCTAACGGGGAGAGGGGTACGCGGCGGAAAGTAGCTCCTGTGATGTGTGAGGCGATGCCGGCAGGATCTCCGGATCCTGGCAGGGCCTCCCAAGCGGATAAAGCTCACACTGAGTAGAGATGAAAACCGCTGTACAGGGACGAGGAGAGGTCATTCCCGGGCGGTGGCCCACTGGGAGTGCTCCCCTCGTGGGAGGCTTTGCTTTCGGTCGCCCacgtggggggggggggctgaTGTGCGCCTGCGCTGCCGAAGAGGTAGCGATGCCCGGGATCAGGAGCCAGCCCCTTCGGGACCCCGATCGGGTAGTGCGCGGTGAGGTGCAGGTGTCGGAACCTGCACCTGCTACGGGCGGGTCTCCCCTGTGCGGAATtcctggggggggggggggacgtATAGGACGGGCCCCGGAGAACTGGGGTAGGGAGTCCTGTCTTTCGTTAGGCAGGCCCCCCGAGGGTACACCCGTTCTCGACCTGCGGCCCGCCCCACCGCGCACGATGCGCTGGTAAACCTTAAAACATggaccatttaaaaaatataagacgCGTTGTAGCCGGGTCGTCCGGTGAGTGCAGGGGTTGCCGCGCCCGGAAGCGGTCGCGGAGGAAGGTGCGTGAACGAAGCCCTGGTCTAGGGCGTCGTCGACACGCGGGCTGAGGGCTGCTGGCTCGTCAGCTTCGCGGGCAGGCTCTAGGGCTGGTCGGCCATTCGCCGGCCTTGCTCCGGTCTGTCCGCGGGCAGGCTCTCGGCTGGGCGACGCCGAGGACGATGGCGTCTCCGTTATGCCCATGTCCTCGGCATCTTGCGCCGGGGTCAAGCGCCGGGTTGGTATGCACCTGCCCGCGTCGCCCCCGGTGATTCGGGCGTCGGCCAAACGAGCCCGAGGTAAAGATACCTCGCCCCCTGTGGACATCGACGGTCCGCCTGCCGCCCTGTGGGACAGGGTGCTGGCGGAGAACCGAGCCCTCAGGGGGGAGAACGCGTCTCTCCGGCGGGATGTCGAGGGTCTCCGGGAGACCCTTGACGCAATACGAGGGGAAATGATGGCCCTCAAGCGGCGGCTTGATGCCCTCTCAGCCGGGCCATCGCCTCCCCCCGCTCGGGGAGGTCGTGTCGGCGCCCATTCGCCGTCTCCGGCGGCCAAAACGGGAAAGGACGATGGGGTCCTCCTGGCGCGAAATTTGCGTCAATCAGGAGCGAGCTCCGCCTGGGCTTTCAGGGTCCCCAGCCTCGCCCCGCAGGGCATCTGGAGAGTGGATATGACGGAGCGGTGAGGAGGCGGACGACCCCTGCGGCTGCGGTTGGTGCCGTAGCTTCCTCCATTATTCCCCGTCATTATTAAGCCGGCGGGGTGGAAGAGGGGGGCGCAAGCCGCCCTACCATCCACCCTTCCCCAACAGTCGTTGGCTCCTCCCCCGACTAATCCTGCGACGGCACAAGACAACCCCGATGGGGCTGCCTGGTCGCTGGTGGTGGGGAGGCGGGCGAAGAGAGCAGCCGGGACCGCTTCGGCAGCGCCCGTGACCCCGACCCCTGCTCAGAAGAGCACGAGCAAGTGGGGAAGGTTTCTGGTCGTTGGCTGCAACTTTTCGCCCAACCGAACCCTCGCAGAGTTTGTGGAGTACCTGGAGCGGCTTGGGGTTCTCGTCGCCCCATTCATGAACGGTCCGGTACTGGTCCTGGGGGACTTCAACGCGAAGTCCACCAGCTGGGAAAACCCTAGGACCACCCTTAGAGGGTCCGTACCCACGTGCCTGCGGTGGAATGGAGTGTCTGCAATAGATCTTACGTGGGCATCCCCGTCTGCCGTGCGTCGAGTGTCCGCTTGG of the Hylaeus volcanicus isolate JK05 unplaced genomic scaffold, UHH_iyHylVolc1.0_haploid 12284, whole genome shotgun sequence genome contains:
- the LOC128882089 gene encoding uncharacterized protein LOC128882089 — translated: MAAQALAGKILFELQAAPRASVYARVRATRLVRGNPPEPETVEVFERQAWRLALAKCRLELSSHASERVPRALLQYFKRWRERGFGRLTYRATQVFTGHGCFGVYLCRIGREATAACHHYHEEEHSAQHTLKECPAFSALRRVLRAQIGYDLSHPAVVGAMLVSEKNWRAAVSICEEVISQKEAADGSGGGGALDKDSGWRWGRLE